One window of Ralstonia pickettii DTP0602 genomic DNA carries:
- a CDS encoding Ala-tRNA(Pro) hydrolase (K07050: K07050) — protein sequence MSATRKRFDDDPYLDHCTATVVAAGADGIELDETVCYARSGGQAGDTATLALPDGRTIAIVDTVYADDRSRILHVPAPDAPLPRVGERVTVTIDWARRHKLMRLHTCLHLLGSLIPVPVTGCGISPESARIDFDLPESTLDKADLTERLNALIHANTAVRITLITPQELAAEPELVRTIGAAPPAGTSSIRIIEIPGVDRQPCGGTHVANTSEIGAVVVTRIEKKSRTNRRVVVAFA from the coding sequence ATGTCCGCCACCCGCAAGCGCTTCGACGACGACCCCTACCTCGACCACTGCACCGCCACCGTGGTGGCCGCCGGCGCCGACGGGATCGAACTCGATGAAACCGTTTGCTACGCGCGCAGCGGCGGCCAGGCCGGCGACACCGCCACGCTGGCGCTGCCCGACGGGCGCACCATCGCCATCGTCGACACGGTCTACGCGGACGACCGCAGCCGCATCCTGCACGTGCCGGCACCGGACGCACCACTGCCGCGCGTGGGCGAGCGCGTCACGGTCACCATCGACTGGGCACGCCGCCACAAGCTGATGCGCCTGCATACCTGCCTGCACCTGCTGGGCTCGCTGATCCCGGTGCCGGTGACCGGCTGCGGCATCTCGCCGGAATCGGCGCGGATCGACTTCGACCTGCCGGAATCGACGCTGGACAAGGCCGACCTGACCGAGCGCCTGAACGCGCTGATCCATGCCAACACCGCGGTGCGCATCACGCTGATCACGCCGCAGGAACTGGCCGCCGAGCCCGAGCTGGTGCGAACCATCGGCGCGGCGCCGCCGGCCGGCACATCCAGCATCCGCATCATCGAGATCCCCGGCGTGGACCGCCAGCCCTGCGGCGGCACGCATGTCGCCAACACCAGCGAGATCGGCGCGGTGGTGGTGACCAGGATCGAGAAGAAGAGCCGCACCAACCGGCGCGTGGTCGTCGCTTTCGCATAA
- a CDS encoding threonine transporter — MTSGLLTGLTAAQFLALLTLLTVGLFTPGPNTTIAAVTGANFGLRATLPHCIGVAFGFASILALCAVGVGALVLGEPTLAAVVHLAGVAYLLWLAWKIARSAALAEKQVLRPLSVWQSAVLQYANIKAWMLALAVAASYMAGAPSPAQRMLLVCGVFAVLGFVSNGVYGVLGASLRQWLKQGQRVRWFNRAMGVALALTALWIAVGARPGVQ, encoded by the coding sequence ATGACATCCGGCTTGCTCACCGGCCTCACGGCCGCGCAGTTTCTCGCCCTGCTGACCCTGCTCACGGTCGGCCTGTTCACGCCCGGCCCCAATACCACCATCGCCGCGGTGACCGGCGCCAACTTCGGGCTGCGCGCGACGCTGCCGCACTGCATCGGCGTCGCGTTCGGCTTTGCCAGCATCCTGGCGCTGTGCGCGGTGGGCGTGGGCGCGCTGGTCCTGGGTGAGCCGACGCTGGCCGCCGTGGTTCACCTGGCCGGCGTGGCCTATCTGCTGTGGCTGGCGTGGAAGATCGCGCGCAGCGCGGCGCTGGCCGAGAAGCAGGTGCTGCGCCCGCTGAGCGTGTGGCAGTCGGCCGTGCTGCAGTACGCCAACATCAAGGCGTGGATGCTGGCCCTGGCGGTCGCCGCCTCGTACATGGCCGGCGCGCCCTCACCCGCGCAGCGCATGCTGCTGGTGTGCGGCGTGTTCGCGGTGCTGGGCTTTGTCAGCAACGGCGTGTATGGCGTGCTGGGCGCATCGCTGCGACAGTGGCTGAAACAGGGCCAGCGCGTGCGCTGGTTCAACCGCGCCATGGGTGTGGCGCTGGCACTGACCGCGCTGTGGATTGCCGTCGGTGCCCGGCCGGGCGTGCAGTGA
- a CDS encoding multidrug DMT transporter permease, which yields MTTMPASSPPSHPASGGMLLGFIGVAIFSQTLPFTRMAVAELDPIFVALARAVLAALPALVLLGVRGALWAARRPRASQWPRLAVTALGVVVGFPLFSSLAMREVPASHGAIVIGLLPLATAVFAAWFGRERPSAGFWLSAVAGSALVVGFAVWQGAGGLQHADWYLFAAVVLGALGYAEGGKLSRELGGLETISWALAVSLPVLVPLVVWLMLRDLPQIAAASPRAWGGMAYVSVFSMFVGFLFWYAGLAKGGVARVGQIQLLQPFLTLAGGALMLAEPLDAPTIAFAVAVIAVVALGRRAAVRQTAPAPATETPRILPERIH from the coding sequence ATGACAACCATGCCTGCTTCATCGCCCCCCTCCCACCCCGCCTCCGGCGGCATGCTGCTCGGCTTTATCGGCGTGGCGATCTTCAGCCAGACGCTGCCGTTCACGCGCATGGCGGTGGCGGAGCTGGACCCGATCTTTGTCGCGCTGGCGCGCGCCGTCCTTGCCGCGCTGCCGGCGCTGGTGCTGCTGGGCGTGCGCGGTGCGTTGTGGGCCGCGCGCCGCCCGCGCGCGAGCCAGTGGCCGCGGCTGGCCGTGACCGCGCTGGGCGTGGTGGTGGGCTTCCCGCTGTTCTCGTCGCTGGCGATGCGCGAGGTGCCGGCCAGCCACGGCGCCATCGTGATCGGCCTGCTACCGCTGGCGACCGCGGTGTTCGCGGCCTGGTTCGGGCGCGAGCGGCCCTCGGCCGGGTTCTGGCTGTCGGCCGTGGCCGGCAGCGCTCTGGTGGTCGGCTTTGCCGTCTGGCAAGGCGCCGGCGGCCTGCAACATGCCGACTGGTACCTGTTTGCCGCCGTGGTGCTGGGCGCACTGGGCTATGCCGAGGGCGGCAAGCTGTCGCGCGAACTGGGCGGGCTGGAAACCATCAGCTGGGCGCTGGCGGTATCGCTGCCGGTGCTGGTTCCGCTGGTGGTCTGGCTGATGCTGCGCGACCTGCCGCAGATCGCCGCCGCGTCGCCGCGCGCCTGGGGCGGCATGGCCTATGTTTCGGTTTTCTCGATGTTCGTCGGCTTCCTTTTCTGGTACGCCGGCCTCGCAAAAGGCGGCGTGGCCCGCGTCGGGCAGATACAATTGCTGCAGCCGTTCCTGACGCTGGCGGGCGGCGCGCTGATGCTGGCCGAGCCGCTTGACGCCCCTACCATCGCCTTCGCGGTGGCGGTGATCGCCGTGGTGGCGCTTGGCCGCCGCGCTGCCGTGCGCCAAACCGCACCCGCCCCCGCCACGGAAACGCCCCGTATCCTTCCAGAACGCATCCACTGA
- a CDS encoding L-PSP family endoribonuclease produces MSVYDTLARLGVELPAANAPAAAYVMAAQTGNTVFLSGHIARKDGKVWTGKLGKDIDTETGKAAARSIAVDLLATLHAHVGDLNRVTRIVKVMSLVNSTPEFTEQHLVTNGASEFLAEVFGDKGKHARSAFGVAQIPLGACVEIEMIVEVQG; encoded by the coding sequence ATGTCCGTCTACGATACCCTTGCCCGCCTCGGCGTTGAACTGCCCGCCGCCAACGCCCCCGCCGCCGCCTACGTAATGGCCGCGCAAACCGGCAATACCGTGTTCCTGTCGGGCCATATCGCCCGCAAGGACGGCAAGGTATGGACCGGCAAGCTGGGCAAGGACATCGACACCGAGACCGGCAAGGCCGCCGCGCGTTCCATCGCCGTCGACCTGCTGGCCACGCTGCACGCGCACGTGGGCGACCTGAACCGAGTCACCCGCATCGTCAAGGTGATGAGCCTGGTCAACTCGACCCCCGAGTTCACCGAGCAGCACCTGGTCACCAACGGCGCCTCCGAGTTCCTGGCCGAAGTGTTCGGCGACAAGGGCAAGCACGCGCGCAGCGCCTTTGGCGTAGCGCAGATCCCGCTGGGCGCCTGCGTCGAGATCGAGATGATCGTCGAAGTGCAGGGCTGA